Proteins encoded by one window of Panicum virgatum strain AP13 chromosome 7N, P.virgatum_v5, whole genome shotgun sequence:
- the LOC120683445 gene encoding L-type lectin-domain containing receptor kinase IX.1-like produces MAVKNLCPSSSSRAHHQLLLLFFSLAVSPHVPRASSLSFSYNAFNPYDFKPEADARVKDGRLELLGDEFAARARGRAWHKQPMQLWDGATGKSASFAENFTFSIQSVPAGKGAPGVGHGMTFFLAPYPPDLPQESYDGCLGLFDENQKDNYATVNASGDARFVAVEFDTHQDPWDPSSRHIGVDVNSMDSRGDYKVLPDGSLVDAGVISATVEYDNGTRRLDVALIVGSHTYTAAATVDLPSLLPEHVAVGFSAATGDAYASNHTVLSFSFLSTLPTKNITSLSASSSSSNKRTIELGAGVAAASALLALLLAAAVAVLLVRRRGKQPYDEEKLTTDGDDSLDAVDDGDFESSTGPRPIPYAQLAAATKDFAAEGKLGQGGSGAVYRGHLKEPGRDVAIKVFSRGASMEGRKEYRSEVTVISRLRHRNLVQLIGWCHGRRRLLLVYELVSNGSLDVHLYSTEATLTWPTRYQIILGLSSAVLYLHQEWDQCVVHGDIKPSNIMLDESFNAKLGDFGLARLIDHGMSLQTMTAVAGTPGYLDPECVITGKASTESDMYSFGIVLLEIVCGRRPMVAPSAAEGKDGQVFRLVEWAWDMHGRGAALGAADERLGGAFDPWEMERVIAVGLWCAHPDPKMRPGICQAAEALRSRKFRMPLLPPKMPVAVYLQPFGASTMEFSDTTGSVGSMPYTSMTSHATGTGASSSSSPAVVTEQLSPRA; encoded by the exons ATGGCCGTGAAAAACTTGTGCCCGAGCTCAAGCAGCAGAGCTCATCATCAGCTGCTTCTGCTCTTCTTTTCCTTGGCCGTGTCACCGCACGTCCCTCGTGCCAGTTCTCTCTCCTTCAGCTACAACGCCTTCAACCCCTATGACTTCAAGCCGGAGGCCGACGCGAGGGTCAAAgacggcaggctggagctgctCGGCGACGAGTTTGCGGCGCGTGCCAGGGGCCGGGCGTGGCACAAGCAGCCGATGCAGCTCTGGGACGGCGCCACCGGCAAGTCTGCCAGCTTCGCCGAGAACTTCACCTTCAGCATCCAGTCCGTGCCAGCCGGCAAGGGCGCTCCCGGCGTCGGGCACGGCATGACATTCTTCCTCGCGCCGTACCCGCCGGACCTGCCGCAGGAGTCCTACGACGGCTGCCTCGGCCTCTTCGACGAGAACCAGAAGGACAACTACGCGACGGTTAACGCGTCCGGCGACGCGAGGTTCGTCGCCGTGGAGTTCGACACCCACCAGGACCCCTGGGACCCGAGCAGCCGGCACATCGGCGTCGACGTGAACAGTATGGACTCCCGCGGCGACTACAAGGTCTTGCCTGACGGCAGCCTCGTCGACGCCGGCGTGATATCCGCGACGGTCGAGTACGACAACGGCACGAGGAGGCTGGACGTCGCCTTGATCGTCGGGAGCCACACTTACACCGCCGCAGCGACCGTGGACCTGCCAAGCTTGCTGCCGGAGCATGTCGCCGTCGGCTTCTCGGCGGCGACCGGGGACGCTTACGCCAGCAACCACACCGTGCTCTCGTTCTCCTTTCTCTCGACGTTGCCAACCAAGAACATCACCTCCTTGtctgcttcctcctcctcctccaataAGAGAACCATAGAGCTCGGCGCCGGGGTGGCCGCAGCTTCTGCCTTGCTGGCCCTCctactcgccgccgccgttgcggtGCTACTAGTTCGGCGAAGGGGCAAGCAGCCGTACGACGAAGAGAAGCTGACCACGGACGGCGACGACTCCCTCGACGCCGTCGACGATGGTGACTTCGAGTCCAGCACGGGGCCCCGCCCCATCCCCTACGCCCAACTCGCGGCGGCCACGAAGGACTTCGCGGCGGAGGGGAAGCTGGGTCAGGGCGGGTCTGGGGCGGTGTACCGTGGCCACCTGAAGGAGCCGGGCCGTGACGTCGCTATCAAGGTGTTCTCTCGGGGCGCGTCCATGGAAGGGCGGAAGGAGTACCGGTCCGAGGTCACCGTCATCAGCCGGCTGCGCCACCGGAACCTGGTGCAGCTCATCGGCTGGTGCCACGGCCGgaggcggctgctgctggtCTACGAGCTGGTCAGCAACGGCAGCCTCGATGTCCACCTCTACAGCACGGAGGCGACGCTGACATGGCCGACGAG ATACCAAATAATTCTTGGATTGTCCTCCGCCGTGTTGTACCTCCACCAAGAGTGGGACCAGTGCGTCGTCCACGGCGACATCAAGCCGAGCAACATCATGCTGGACGAGTCCTTCAACGCCAAGCTCGGCGACTTCGGCCTGGCGCGGCTCATTGACCATGGCATGAGCCTGCAGACGATGACCGCCGTCGCTGGCACGCCGGGCTACCTGGACCCGGAGTGCGTCATCACCGGCAAGGCGTCCACCGAGTCCGACATGTACAGCTTCGGCATCGTGCTGCTGGAGATCGTCTGCGGGCGGCGGCCCATGGtggcgcccagcgccgccgaggGGAAGGACGGGCAGGTGTTCCGGCTGGTGGAATGGGCGTGGGACATGCACGGCCGCGGCGCAgcgctcggcgccgccgacgagcggCTCGGGGGAGCCTTCGACCCGTGGGAGATGGAGCGGGTGATCGCCGTCGGGCTCTGGTGCGCGCACCCGGACCCCAAGATGCGGCCGGGGATCTGTCAGGCCGCCGAGGCGCTGCGGTCGAGGAAGTTCAGgatgccgctgctgccgcccaaGATGCCGGTCGCCGTGTATCTTCAGCCATTCGGTGCTTCCACCATGGAGTTCAGCGACACCACCGGCTCTGTCGGGTCCATGCCGTACACCTCGATGACGAGCCACGCCACAGGAACAGGGGCGTCCAGCtccagctcgccggcggtggtcaCAGAGCAATTGAGCCCAAGAGCATAG
- the LOC120683446 gene encoding nucleotide pyrophosphatase/phosphodiesterase-like, whose protein sequence is MLGPQVVAARLAGVLLLAAAAAGHGGVQPLSRIAIHRARVALDASAAVRASPALLGTKGEDTAWVSVDFVAPHPSGDDWIGIFSPSNFNSSTCPGSHGSGPGPVICSAPIKYQFANYSSDYGKSGKGTLKFQLINQRQDFSFALFTGGLSNPKLIAVSNAITFVNPKAPVYPRLAQGKSWNEMTVTWTSGYDITEAYPFVEWGMKWRPAVRTAAGTVTFDRESICGEPARSVGWRDPGFIHTAFLTDLWPNKEYYYKIGHMLPDGNVTWGKVSSFRAPPYPGQKSLQRVVIFGDMGKAERDGSNEYSNYQPGSLNTTDTLIKDLDNIDIVFHIGDITYANGYISQWDQFTQQVEGITSRVPYMIASGNHERDWPNSGSFFNGTDSGGECGVLAETMYYTPTENRANYWYSADYGMFRFCVVDSEHDWREGTEQYKFIENCLATVDRKKQPWLIFIAHRVLGYSSGFFYGIDGAFAEPTSRQSLQKLWQKYRVDMAFYGHVHNYERTCPVYEEKCTSSEKSHYSGTMTGTIHVVVGGGGSHLSNFTTEVPAWSIYREMDYGFVKLTAFNYSSLLFEYKRSSDGKVYDSFTVNREYRDVLACVKDSCPPTIPAT, encoded by the exons ATGCTGGGGCCGCAAGtcgtggcggcgcggctggccggcgtgctcctgctggccgccgccgccgcggggcacggcggcgtgcAGCCGCTGTCGCGCATCGCCATCCACCGCGCGCGCGTGGCGCTGGACGCGTCCGCCGCGGTGCGGGCCTCGCCGGCGCTGCTCGGCACCAAG GGTGAAGATACTGCTTGGGTGTCAGTAGATTTTGTTGCTCCCCATCCTAGTGGTGATGATTGGATCGGCATATTCTCCCCTTCAAACTTTAA CTCATCCACATGCCCTGGTTCTCATGGATCAGGCCCAGGTCCTGTCATATGCTCAGCACCAATAAAG TATCAGTTTGCCAATTACTCATCAGATTATGGCAAGTCTGGGAAAGGAACCCTGAAGTTTCAGCTGATAAACCAGCGGCAGGACTTTTCATTTGCATTGTTCACTGGTGGACTTTCAAAT CCAAAACTTATCGCCGTATCAAATGCCATCACTTTTGTGAACCCAAAAGCTCCGGTTTATCCACGCCTAGCGCAGGGAAAATCCTGGAATGAG ATGACCGTCACATGGACAAGTGGTTACGACATCACTGAGGCATATCCCTTTGTTGAGTGGGGCATGAAATGGAGACCTGCTGTACGCACTGCAGCTGGCACAGTCACCTTTGATCGTGAAAGCATCTGCG GAGAACCCGCTCGCTCAGTTGGTTGGAGAGATCCTGGTTTCATTCACACAGCATTCCTGACGGACTTGTGGCCAAATAAAGA GTACTACTACAAAATTGGGCATATGCTGCCTGATGGAAATGTTACATGGGGCAAGGTTTCTTCCTTCAGAGCACCTCCTTATCCTGGTCAAAAGTCACTGCAGCGTGTTGTTATATTTGGAGATATGGGAAAG GCTGAGAGGGATGGTAGCAACGAGTACAGCAACTACCAGCCTGGATCACTTAACACTACCGATACACTGATCAAGGACCTTGACAACATAGACATAGTGTTTCACATTGGTGATATTACCTACGCCAATGGCTACATTTCACAGTGGGATCAGTTCACACAACAAGTCGAGGGGATTACTTCACGGGTCCCTTACATGATAGCAAG TGGGAATCATGAACGAGATTGGCCCAACAGTGGGTCATTCTTCAATGGAACAGACTCTGGAGGGGAATGTGGGGTATTAGCCGAGACCATGTACTATACACCAACAGAAAACAGAGCAAACTACTG GTATTCAGCAGATTATGGCATGTTCCGGTTCTGCGTTGTGGACAGCGAGCATGACTGGCGGGAAGGAACGGAGCAGTACAAGTTCATCGAGAACTGCCTCGCCACGGTCGACCGGAAGAAGCAGCCATGGCTGATATTCATCGCTCATCGCGTCCTTGGGTACTCTTCCGGTTTCTTCTACGGCATAGACGGGGCATTCGCCGAGCCAACTTCCCGGCAAAGCCTCCAGAAGCTCTGGCAGAAGTACAGGGTGGACATGGCGTTCTACGGCCATGTCCACAACTACGAGAGGACATGCCCGGTCTATGAG GAAAAATGCACGAGCTCGGAGAAGTCCCACTACTCGGGCACCATGACCGGCACCATCCACGTCGTGGTCGGGGGCGGTGGCAGCCACCTGAGCAACTTCACCACCGAGGTTCCTGCTTGGAGCATCTACAGGGAGATGGACTACGGCTTCGTAAAGCTCACAGCGTTCAACTACTCGTCCCTTCTCTTCGAGTACAAGAGGTCCAGCGATGGCAAGGTGTACGATAGCTTCACTGTGAACAGGGAGTACAGGGACGTGCTGGCGTGCGTCAAGGACAGCTGCCCTCCGACGATCCCGGCGACATGA